In Edaphobacter paludis, a single window of DNA contains:
- a CDS encoding alanine--glyoxylate aminotransferase family protein, with amino-acid sequence MIRKTRLFTPGPTPLLPAAQFAMAAADIHHRTAEFRALFTRVLSQLKDFVGTTNDVLILASSGSGAMEASVSNLTSPGDRVLVLTAGKFGERWTGITKAFGCHVDVVEAPYGSTFTLDQIKAALKLETRVVFVQATESSTGVSHDIEAIGKLLKDEKSEALFVVDGITGLGTTHLDMDAWGIDVLIGGSQKALMIPPGLSYLAVSPRAWDRMESTYNPRYYFDLRKERKNAAKGESAYTPSVALIAAMGAALDYIAGQAEGNLVEGRKKLVDNAQTCAAMTRAAATAMGFRLFAPKGREAGAATAIMAPEGTDSGTIVKGLRSKFAIIVTDGQGEMKGSLFRIAHIGFFDYMDTIAIIGALEQVAIAAKLPLPNLTFGTGLIAAQKTFAEDPTVK; translated from the coding sequence ATGATCCGCAAAACTCGCCTTTTCACTCCTGGACCGACCCCTCTTCTTCCCGCCGCCCAGTTTGCCATGGCCGCCGCAGACATCCATCACCGCACTGCTGAGTTCCGCGCTCTTTTCACCCGCGTCCTCTCCCAGCTCAAGGATTTCGTCGGTACCACCAACGATGTTCTTATCCTTGCCAGCTCCGGCTCGGGAGCGATGGAAGCCTCTGTTTCGAACCTGACTTCGCCGGGAGATCGTGTTCTCGTGCTGACCGCCGGAAAGTTCGGCGAGCGCTGGACCGGCATCACCAAGGCATTTGGCTGCCACGTCGATGTCGTTGAAGCTCCCTATGGCAGCACCTTTACGCTCGACCAGATCAAGGCCGCTCTCAAGCTTGAAACCCGCGTTGTGTTCGTGCAGGCTACTGAGTCCTCCACTGGCGTCAGCCACGATATCGAAGCCATCGGTAAGCTGCTCAAGGATGAAAAGTCGGAGGCGCTCTTCGTTGTCGACGGCATCACCGGCCTCGGCACCACCCACCTCGACATGGACGCCTGGGGCATCGACGTTCTGATCGGCGGCTCGCAGAAGGCCCTTATGATTCCTCCCGGCCTCTCCTATCTCGCGGTTAGCCCGCGCGCCTGGGACCGTATGGAGTCGACCTACAACCCGCGCTACTACTTCGACCTTCGCAAGGAGCGCAAGAACGCAGCCAAGGGTGAGTCTGCCTACACGCCTTCCGTCGCTCTCATCGCGGCCATGGGCGCAGCGCTTGACTACATCGCTGGGCAGGCTGAAGGCAACCTCGTCGAGGGCCGCAAAAAGCTCGTCGACAACGCTCAGACCTGCGCTGCCATGACCCGCGCCGCTGCTACTGCGATGGGCTTCAGGCTCTTCGCACCCAAGGGCCGTGAGGCTGGCGCTGCTACTGCAATCATGGCGCCCGAAGGTACGGACTCCGGCACCATCGTCAAGGGGCTCCGCTCCAAGTTCGCCATCATCGTCACCGACGGTCAGGGCGAGATGAAGGGTTCGCTCTTCCGCATCGCTCACATCGGCTTCTTCGACTACATGGACACGATCGCCATCATCGGCGCGCTCGAACAGGTAGCTATTGCAGCCAAGCTTCCGCTTCCCAATCTCACCTTCGGCACCGGCCTCATCGCCGCGCAGAAGACCTTCGCAGAAGACCCTACAGTTAAGTAA
- the serA gene encoding phosphoglycerate dehydrogenase gives MKIVLAEKVSPATLAVFQQEPGWNVVTPDQIKNGLAAELADADALVVRSAVQVDAKLLESAPKLRVIGRAGVGVDNIDTPAATHRGIVVMNTPGANAVAVAELTLGLMVSMARSVPRANATMHSGKWEKKSLQGQELRGKTLGIIGLGRVGLEVARRAKAFGMNLIGYDPFIAPVIARENDVTLVPIDEIFKEADYLTLHVGLTTQTEGLINATSLAIMKKGVRIVNCARGELIVEQALVDAIKSGHVAGAALDVFHQEPLKDSAFFNLDNVILSPHIAGSTDEAQEAIGIQLAMQVRDYLKLGVVQNAVNLPSLSHEEYIEVAPYIEMAERLGHFLSHATPGNLENIQITYTGRIAQGKTDLIRNAAIAGVFAEEESVNRINAAAIVAERGIRIQEDKKEFTTGGAGSVLKLVLHSSDGEASASATVLHGTSPRLLTYDGIDIEAPLNGTLVAIRNHDVPGVVGRIGTILGEHQINIANFALGRSNGPSRSKRVPQGQALAVVQIDVPSAASANAAVEALRKVEAIASVRLVELGKI, from the coding sequence ATGAAGATCGTTCTCGCCGAAAAAGTCTCGCCTGCCACCCTTGCCGTCTTCCAGCAGGAGCCAGGCTGGAACGTTGTCACGCCCGATCAGATTAAGAACGGCCTCGCCGCCGAACTGGCCGACGCAGACGCTCTCGTCGTCCGCTCTGCCGTTCAGGTGGACGCCAAGCTGCTTGAGTCCGCGCCGAAGCTGCGCGTCATCGGCCGCGCTGGTGTAGGCGTCGACAACATCGACACCCCCGCTGCCACGCATCGCGGCATCGTGGTGATGAACACTCCGGGCGCCAACGCCGTCGCCGTCGCGGAGCTTACGCTTGGCCTGATGGTCTCCATGGCTCGCTCGGTTCCCCGCGCCAACGCCACCATGCACAGCGGCAAGTGGGAGAAGAAGTCGCTGCAGGGCCAGGAACTCCGCGGCAAGACACTCGGCATCATTGGCCTGGGCCGCGTCGGCCTTGAGGTTGCCCGTCGTGCCAAGGCCTTCGGCATGAACCTTATCGGCTACGATCCCTTCATCGCGCCGGTCATCGCGCGCGAGAACGACGTCACGCTCGTTCCTATCGACGAGATCTTCAAAGAGGCCGACTATCTCACCCTGCACGTCGGACTGACCACGCAGACGGAGGGCCTCATCAATGCTACCTCGCTCGCGATCATGAAGAAGGGCGTCCGCATCGTCAACTGCGCACGCGGCGAACTGATTGTCGAACAGGCGCTCGTCGATGCGATCAAGTCAGGCCACGTCGCCGGTGCCGCACTGGACGTGTTCCATCAGGAGCCGCTCAAGGACTCCGCTTTCTTCAACCTCGACAACGTCATTCTCTCTCCGCACATCGCCGGCTCGACCGATGAGGCGCAGGAAGCTATTGGCATCCAGCTAGCGATGCAGGTGCGCGACTACCTCAAGCTTGGTGTGGTGCAGAATGCCGTCAACCTGCCCAGCCTGTCGCACGAGGAGTACATCGAGGTGGCGCCGTACATCGAGATGGCGGAGCGCCTTGGCCACTTCCTCTCGCACGCCACGCCGGGTAATCTCGAGAACATTCAGATCACTTATACCGGACGCATCGCGCAGGGTAAGACCGACCTGATCCGCAATGCGGCTATCGCTGGTGTCTTTGCCGAAGAAGAGTCTGTCAACCGCATCAATGCCGCAGCGATTGTGGCTGAGCGCGGAATTCGTATTCAGGAAGACAAGAAGGAGTTCACGACAGGCGGCGCAGGCAGTGTGCTCAAGCTCGTGCTGCACTCCTCGGATGGCGAGGCCAGCGCTTCGGCGACGGTGCTCCACGGAACATCGCCACGGCTGCTTACCTACGATGGCATCGACATTGAGGCTCCGCTGAACGGAACCCTCGTCGCCATCCGCAACCACGATGTTCCCGGCGTTGTTGGGCGCATCGGGACGATCCTCGGGGAGCACCAGATCAACATCGCCAACTTTGCGCTGGGCCGCTCCAATGGACCTAGCCGCTCGAAGCGCGTTCCGCAGGGCCAGGCACTTGCCGTGGTGCAGATCGACGTTCCGAGCGCGGCTTCGGCGAATGCTGCTGTCGAAGCGCTGCGCAAGGTGGAAGCGATCGCCAGCGTGCGGCTGGTGGAGCTTGGCAAGATCTAG
- a CDS encoding tRNA-dihydrouridine synthase — translation MKKRYTLEQKHWDNPADHPMPEHARVPATLTIGNVKIAPATVLAPMAGVTDTVFRRFIKNASQFSADADSNAANVEAATSNQQSGCGLIMTEFTSADGLSRMRETKRKRYLTYYDDEHPISAQLFGSNPETLADSARIVQDAGFDLVDLNLGCPAKRVVACNGGSGLLRDLPLIETIFKAVRAAVTIPFTVKFRIGWNDANIVCVELAKLAEDCGLNAAALHARTREDGYTGQARWEYIAAVKDAVKIPVIGNGDIRTPEDAAAMVDATGCDAVMIGRTAPSNPWIFRQIAQYTASKEATGVGTYDHPTNDDRYRMIRTYFQMMVDELAIEEQAEAARAAAITASGQIARDQRHRDCVGKMKQFASWFTHGVPGGSALRKQIFDSKNGAAVLGAVEHFFETKQAVEEANAEAILA, via the coding sequence ATGAAGAAACGCTACACCCTCGAGCAGAAGCACTGGGACAACCCAGCCGACCACCCCATGCCCGAGCACGCCCGCGTCCCCGCGACCCTCACCATCGGCAACGTGAAGATCGCTCCCGCGACCGTCCTCGCTCCCATGGCCGGAGTCACCGACACAGTCTTTCGCCGCTTCATCAAAAACGCCAGCCAGTTCTCCGCTGACGCCGATTCCAATGCCGCCAACGTGGAGGCAGCAACCTCGAACCAGCAGTCCGGCTGCGGCCTCATCATGACCGAGTTCACCTCGGCTGACGGCCTCTCGCGCATGAGGGAGACCAAGCGCAAGCGCTACCTCACCTACTACGACGACGAGCATCCCATCTCCGCCCAGCTCTTCGGCTCCAACCCCGAGACGCTCGCCGATTCCGCGCGCATCGTTCAGGACGCGGGCTTCGACCTCGTAGACCTCAACCTCGGCTGCCCTGCCAAGCGCGTCGTCGCCTGCAACGGCGGCTCCGGCCTGCTGCGCGACCTGCCGCTGATCGAGACCATCTTCAAGGCCGTCCGCGCCGCCGTGACGATTCCCTTCACCGTGAAATTCCGCATCGGCTGGAACGATGCCAACATCGTCTGCGTCGAACTGGCGAAGCTCGCCGAAGACTGCGGCCTCAACGCCGCTGCCCTCCACGCCCGCACCCGCGAGGACGGCTACACCGGCCAGGCACGCTGGGAGTACATCGCCGCCGTCAAAGATGCCGTGAAGATTCCCGTCATCGGCAACGGCGACATCCGCACCCCCGAGGACGCCGCCGCCATGGTCGACGCCACCGGCTGCGATGCCGTGATGATCGGCCGCACCGCGCCATCAAATCCCTGGATCTTCCGCCAGATCGCGCAGTACACCGCATCGAAGGAAGCCACCGGCGTCGGCACCTACGACCACCCGACCAACGATGATCGCTACCGCATGATCCGCACCTACTTTCAAATGATGGTCGACGAGTTAGCCATCGAAGAGCAGGCCGAAGCCGCCCGTGCTGCTGCGATCACCGCCTCCGGCCAGATCGCACGCGACCAGAGGCACCGCGACTGTGTAGGCAAGATGAAGCAGTTCGCCAGCTGGTTCACCCACGGAGTTCCTGGCGGCTCTGCACTGCGCAAACAGATCTTCGATTCTAAAAATGGTGCGGCGGTGCTGGGTGCGGTTGAGCACTTCTTCGAAACGAAGCAAGCGGTCGAAGAAGCAAACGCAGAAGCTATACTCGCCTAA
- a CDS encoding DUF72 domain-containing protein, translating to MPTCVDPHLRCCIQPEMDRDTTAACGATGRVRIGISGWRYAGWRGVFYPKGLVQRRELEFAANAFDTVEINGTFYSLQRPQSFAAWASETPEDMVFSLKGSRYITHMLKLRNCQVPLANYFGSGMLALGKKFGPVLWQFPPQMKYERDRFAAFFQLLPRSLKQAAALARRHADRMKDPAAIRVQKDLQDLPLRHCVEIRHESFVVPDFVDLLREYDIGLVVADTVEWPLLMDVTADFVYCRLHGSEELYASGYGDAALDVWAQRIATWASGGQPEGRRASAVGADVCPRDVYVYFDNDIKVRAPFDAQGLRDRVDKLLGTSFTRSSPVSPFV from the coding sequence GTGAGAATTGGCATCTCCGGCTGGCGATATGCCGGCTGGCGCGGCGTCTTCTACCCGAAGGGACTGGTGCAGCGGCGCGAGCTTGAGTTTGCCGCCAACGCGTTCGATACCGTTGAGATCAACGGCACCTTTTATTCGCTGCAAAGGCCGCAGAGCTTTGCCGCATGGGCGAGCGAGACCCCCGAGGATATGGTGTTCTCCCTGAAGGGCTCGCGCTACATCACGCACATGCTGAAGCTGCGCAACTGCCAGGTGCCCTTGGCCAACTATTTCGGCAGCGGAATGCTTGCGCTGGGAAAGAAGTTCGGCCCTGTACTCTGGCAGTTTCCCCCACAAATGAAATATGAACGCGATCGGTTTGCTGCCTTCTTCCAGCTATTGCCCCGGTCGCTGAAGCAGGCGGCTGCGCTCGCTCGTCGCCACGCTGATCGCATGAAAGATCCCGCGGCCATTCGAGTGCAAAAGGATCTTCAAGATCTTCCGCTGCGGCACTGCGTCGAGATTCGGCACGAAAGTTTCGTAGTCCCGGACTTTGTCGATCTGCTGCGCGAGTACGACATCGGCCTGGTAGTCGCCGACACAGTGGAGTGGCCCTTGCTGATGGATGTGACCGCGGATTTTGTGTATTGCCGTCTGCATGGGTCAGAAGAACTCTATGCCAGCGGATATGGCGATGCTGCGCTGGATGTATGGGCGCAGCGTATCGCTACCTGGGCCAGCGGCGGACAGCCGGAAGGCCGCAGAGCCAGCGCCGTTGGAGCAGACGTGTGCCCCAGGGACGTCTACGTCTACTTCGACAACGACATCAAGGTACGGGCGCCCTTTGACGCGCAAGGACTACGCGACCGTGTAGACAAGCTGTTGGGCACAAGCTTTACCCGAAGCTCGCCCGTTTCACCTTTTGTCTGA
- the rpmE gene encoding 50S ribosomal protein L31, which yields MPKEGIHPKYDTITVKCACGNHFETRSTHKGDIVLEICSACHPFFTGKQKLIDTAGRVERFRRKFAKSDAGKAETAAK from the coding sequence ATGCCAAAAGAAGGTATTCACCCCAAGTACGACACCATCACCGTCAAGTGCGCCTGCGGAAACCACTTTGAGACCCGCTCCACGCACAAGGGCGACATCGTCCTCGAAATCTGCTCCGCCTGCCACCCGTTCTTTACCGGCAAGCAGAAGCTGATCGACACCGCAGGCCGTGTCGAGCGCTTCCGCCGCAAGTTCGCCAAGTCCGACGCCGGCAAAGCAGAAACCGCCGCCAAGTAA
- a CDS encoding ATP-binding protein produces the protein MIEICPICEGSGLEVVREEGRQFVRDCTCRVQRRAARMLERTRIPKRYENCLLENYDTHFPSSHRTLAAAHLRARKFVEGYPVETAGTGLLLTGSIGVGKTHLAVGILQALVTERGATGLFFDYRDLLKQVQNSYNRQVSATELEILAPVFEAEVLVLDELGASKPTDWVWDTVAHILNTRYNDRRTTIITTNYANVGPLGVEAGVRVSAREETLGDRIGERMRSRLQEMCVVVEMQGEDFRQKVKRASFG, from the coding sequence ATGATTGAAATTTGTCCGATATGCGAGGGGTCCGGGCTGGAAGTGGTCCGGGAAGAGGGACGGCAGTTTGTGCGCGACTGCACCTGCCGGGTGCAACGGCGGGCGGCGCGGATGCTGGAGCGCACGCGCATTCCAAAGCGCTACGAGAACTGCCTGCTGGAAAACTACGATACGCACTTTCCCTCGTCGCACCGCACGCTGGCCGCGGCGCATCTTCGAGCACGCAAATTCGTGGAGGGCTATCCGGTCGAGACGGCGGGGACAGGGCTTCTGTTGACCGGTTCGATTGGCGTAGGAAAGACCCATCTTGCTGTCGGAATTCTGCAGGCGCTGGTGACGGAGCGCGGGGCGACGGGGCTGTTTTTCGACTATCGCGACCTGCTGAAGCAGGTGCAGAACAGCTATAACCGGCAGGTGTCGGCGACGGAGTTGGAGATTCTGGCTCCGGTGTTCGAGGCCGAGGTGCTCGTGCTCGACGAACTTGGCGCATCGAAGCCTACGGACTGGGTTTGGGACACGGTGGCTCACATCCTGAATACCCGCTACAACGATCGCCGCACTACGATCATTACAACGAACTATGCGAACGTCGGGCCGCTCGGGGTCGAGGCCGGTGTGCGGGTTTCGGCACGTGAGGAGACGCTGGGCGATCGCATCGGCGAACGTATGCGCTCGCGGTTGCAGGAGATGTGCGTTGTCGTTGAGATGCAGGGTGAAGACTTCAGACAAAAGGTGAAACGGGCGAGCTTCGGGTAA